A genome region from Stenotrophomonas maltophilia includes the following:
- the pheT gene encoding phenylalanine--tRNA ligase subunit beta — MKFSENWLRSHVPTSASRDELSAVLTAIGLEVEEVTALGEGLDHVVVARIVEAVRHPEADRLQVCKVDAGQGELLQIVCGAPNARPGLVAPLAMVGAQIGELKIKPAKLRGVESNGMLCSAKELGLDNDASGLLELPDDAPVGQSLVEYLGLPDASIEIKLTPNRADCFSLRGIAYDVAAATRSEVLDFAADAIAPVGSRELSIQLDAGAEAPRYLGRVIEGVNAAARTPLWMAERLRRSGVRPVSLLVDITQYVMLELGQPMHAYDLGTLQGSIAVRRSRAGESLKLLDGRDAALDDSFLVVTDADRAVGLAGLMGGFDTRVTDDTAAVFLEAAHFAPAAIMGRGRKLGLHTDAGHRFERGVDPALPRTAIEYATRLVLDLAGGTPAPVTEAVREADLPQPATIVLRRARITRVLGITIDDAEVERILRALGMDVAATAEGWQVAAPSRRFDIAIEEDLIEELARIHGYEQIPTTLPGGASRVAMPSETQLDALSVRRQLVARDQQETVNFAFVDHALLTQWQLRDGLVPLANPLSAELAVMRPSLLPGLVATLGRNAARQLGRVRLFEIGRVFVQQAGDGQPAPLETPRVAAAVCGDAQAVQWGLPTRKVDFHDLKGDLESLAAASGAQLEFRPSARPYGHPARSAEVFRDGVAIGWIGQIHPRLARAMDIEADVYAFELDLEPLAARRLPRAGELSRFPAVRRDLAFLVPEQVAWADLAATVRQAAGPLLRDLNLFDRYVGQGVEPGFKSLAMGLILQDKSRTLTDRDVDAVVAEAVTAIEREHHARIRG; from the coding sequence GCGCGGTGCTGACCGCCATCGGCCTGGAAGTGGAAGAGGTGACCGCGCTTGGCGAAGGCCTCGACCACGTGGTCGTGGCTCGCATCGTCGAAGCCGTGCGCCATCCCGAAGCCGATCGCCTGCAGGTGTGCAAGGTCGATGCCGGGCAGGGCGAGCTGCTGCAGATCGTGTGCGGCGCACCGAACGCGCGCCCGGGCCTGGTCGCGCCGCTGGCGATGGTCGGTGCGCAGATCGGCGAGCTGAAGATCAAGCCGGCCAAGCTGCGTGGCGTCGAATCCAACGGCATGCTGTGCTCGGCCAAGGAGCTGGGCCTGGACAATGATGCATCCGGCCTGCTGGAGCTGCCGGACGATGCACCCGTCGGCCAGTCCCTGGTCGAGTATCTGGGGCTGCCGGACGCCAGCATCGAGATCAAGCTGACCCCGAACCGCGCCGACTGCTTCAGCCTGCGCGGCATCGCCTACGACGTCGCCGCGGCCACCCGCAGCGAAGTGCTGGATTTCGCCGCCGATGCCATTGCGCCGGTCGGCAGCCGTGAACTGTCGATCCAGCTCGATGCCGGCGCCGAAGCGCCGCGTTACCTGGGCCGCGTCATCGAAGGCGTCAACGCCGCCGCCAGGACCCCGCTGTGGATGGCCGAGCGCCTGCGCCGCAGCGGCGTGCGTCCGGTCTCGCTGCTGGTCGACATCACCCAGTACGTGATGCTGGAGCTGGGCCAGCCGATGCATGCCTACGACCTCGGCACCCTGCAGGGCAGCATCGCCGTGCGCCGTTCGCGCGCGGGCGAGAGCCTGAAGCTGCTGGACGGCCGTGACGCCGCGCTGGACGACAGCTTCCTGGTGGTCACCGATGCCGACCGTGCGGTCGGCCTGGCCGGCCTGATGGGCGGCTTCGACACCCGCGTCACCGATGACACCGCCGCGGTGTTCCTGGAGGCCGCGCACTTCGCGCCGGCCGCGATCATGGGCCGTGGCCGCAAGCTGGGCCTGCACACCGATGCCGGTCATCGCTTCGAGCGTGGCGTCGATCCGGCACTGCCGCGCACCGCCATCGAATACGCCACCCGCCTGGTGCTGGACCTGGCCGGCGGTACCCCGGCGCCGGTCACCGAGGCCGTGCGTGAAGCCGATCTCCCGCAGCCGGCAACCATCGTGCTGCGCCGCGCCCGCATCACCCGCGTGCTCGGCATCACCATCGACGACGCCGAAGTCGAGCGCATCCTGCGCGCGCTGGGCATGGACGTGGCTGCCACGGCCGAGGGCTGGCAGGTCGCCGCGCCGAGCCGTCGCTTCGACATTGCCATCGAAGAAGACCTGATCGAAGAACTGGCCCGCATCCACGGTTACGAGCAGATCCCGACCACGCTGCCGGGCGGTGCCTCGCGCGTGGCGATGCCGAGCGAGACCCAGCTGGACGCGCTGAGCGTGCGTCGCCAGCTGGTCGCCCGCGACCAGCAGGAAACCGTCAACTTTGCCTTCGTCGACCACGCGCTGCTGACCCAGTGGCAGTTGCGCGACGGCCTGGTGCCGCTGGCCAACCCGCTGTCGGCGGAACTGGCGGTGATGCGCCCGTCGCTGCTGCCGGGCCTGGTCGCCACCCTCGGCCGCAATGCCGCGCGCCAGCTCGGCCGCGTGCGCCTGTTCGAGATCGGGCGCGTGTTTGTCCAGCAGGCCGGGGACGGCCAACCGGCACCGCTGGAAACCCCGCGCGTGGCCGCTGCGGTCTGTGGCGATGCGCAGGCGGTGCAGTGGGGCCTGCCGACCCGCAAGGTCGACTTCCACGACCTGAAGGGCGACCTGGAATCGCTGGCCGCGGCCAGTGGTGCGCAGCTGGAGTTCCGCCCGTCGGCCCGTCCCTATGGCCACCCGGCGCGTTCGGCCGAGGTGTTCCGCGATGGCGTGGCGATCGGCTGGATCGGCCAGATCCACCCGCGCCTGGCCAGGGCGATGGACATCGAAGCCGACGTCTATGCCTTCGAACTGGACCTGGAACCGCTGGCCGCCCGTCGCCTGCCGCGTGCGGGCGAGCTGTCGCGCTTCCCGGCAGTGCGCCGTGACCTAGCGTTCCTGGTGCCTGAACAGGTGGCCTGGGCCGACCTGGCGGCGACCGTCCGCCAGGCCGCCGGCCCACTGCTGCGCGACCTGAACCTGTTCGACCGCTATGTCGGCCAGGGCGTCGAGCCGGGATTCAAGAGTCTCGCTATGGGCTTGATTTTGCAGGACAAGTCGCGCACTCTGACGGACCGCGACGTGGATGCGGTGGTGGCCGAGGCGGTCACTGCCATCGAGCGTGAACACCACGCCCGGATCCGCGGCTGA
- a CDS encoding integration host factor subunit alpha produces the protein MALTKAEMAEKLFDEVGLNKREAKEFVDAFFDVLREALEQGRQVKLSGFGNFDLRRKNQRPGRNPKTGEEIPISARTVVTFRPGQKLKERVEAYAGSGQ, from the coding sequence ATGGCATTGACCAAGGCGGAGATGGCGGAAAAGCTGTTCGACGAAGTCGGTCTGAACAAGCGGGAAGCCAAGGAATTCGTCGACGCGTTTTTCGATGTGCTGCGTGAAGCATTGGAACAGGGACGTCAGGTGAAGCTGTCGGGCTTCGGTAATTTCGATCTGCGGCGCAAGAACCAGCGCCCGGGTCGCAACCCCAAGACCGGCGAGGAAATTCCGATTTCCGCCCGTACGGTGGTCACCTTCCGTCCGGGCCAGAAGCTCAAGGAGAGGGTGGAAGCTTATGCTGGATCCGGGCAGTAA
- a CDS encoding MerR family transcriptional regulator gives MLDPGSNRELPPIPAKRYFTIGEVSELCDVKPHVLRYWETEFPSLEPAKRRGNRRYYQRHDVLMVRQIRSLLYEQGYTIGGARLRLDGPDAREESALSNQIIKQVRMELEEVLQLLRR, from the coding sequence ATGCTGGATCCGGGCAGTAACCGCGAACTACCGCCGATCCCGGCCAAGCGCTACTTCACCATTGGTGAAGTCAGCGAGCTGTGCGACGTCAAGCCGCACGTCCTGCGCTACTGGGAAACCGAGTTTCCCAGCCTTGAGCCGGCCAAGCGCCGAGGCAACCGCCGCTACTACCAGCGCCACGACGTGCTGATGGTGCGGCAGATCCGCAGCCTGCTGTACGAACAGGGCTACACCATCGGTGGTGCACGCCTGCGCCTGGATGGCCCCGATGCCCGCGAGGAATCGGCGTTGAGCAACCAGATCATCAAGCAGGTGCGCATGGAGCTGGAAGAAGTGCTGCAGTTGCTGCGCCGCTGA
- a CDS encoding low molecular weight protein tyrosine phosphatase family protein, which translates to MINLLFVCSRNQLRSPTAEAMWRRRPGFAALSAGTSPHARRPIGPADIRWADVIFVMEAKHQHRLQATYARLLEHKRLHCLDIPDDYRCMDPVLMDLLDAKVAVYLDQLPAKR; encoded by the coding sequence ATGATCAACCTGCTGTTCGTCTGCAGCCGCAACCAGCTGCGCAGCCCGACCGCCGAAGCCATGTGGCGACGGCGGCCCGGCTTCGCAGCGCTGTCGGCCGGCACCAGCCCACATGCACGACGCCCCATCGGCCCGGCGGATATCCGCTGGGCCGATGTCATCTTCGTGATGGAGGCCAAGCACCAGCATCGCCTGCAGGCCACGTACGCACGCCTGCTGGAGCACAAGCGCCTGCATTGCCTGGACATCCCCGACGACTATCGCTGCATGGATCCGGTGTTGATGGACCTGCTGGACGCCAAGGTGGCCGTGTATCTCGATCAGCTGCCGGCAAAGCGGTAG